In one Mycoplasmopsis canis PG 14 genomic region, the following are encoded:
- a CDS encoding MSC_0624 family F1-like ATPase-associated membrane protein, whose protein sequence is MTNDLFEKKRIYVNYGSQISSKSRNEWIFIYKIILILFFFSGILTLFLKLDSSLFPQFLVKSNRGSLPLQDFISFETPLKQQNNAIVLIRFTILSFVFLFSIFKNFTNINTQKERIKHYLIFYILYLSLSIISFTLFFSFISKTNEQGTLIKYEPYQYLQLIFLLIPLAIVNTLFEIYNYLIKRKSDPILYKSSIPLIIQIASQTLLLAFVLINFGLWIKYSREGLLFRDTPQNEQKYWNFIEEIFNIKSLKNLLIVIASFALIVFLIIGSNAIKLQRLSEKNIYKAQDKDRFLLSVIFLIVSIIWLSTLLFKEPIKYSLSGPEYKYNLKNSFVVILSAFVTLLYFLVSYLKFTKTKNPIGLSVRFAVAQLLIWIPMMISVITVDNSNINLINLLVASIFSLVTFIHYMLTNKFIQKTTFALLSLLFASKIIFILILGLNHVLLGNNNHVLTSVPTPISILKIISITYVSLLIILFLFETVQLQITIMIKILKEKNLKLEKEN, encoded by the coding sequence ATGACTAACGATTTATTTGAGAAAAAAAGAATCTATGTTAATTATGGCTCACAAATAAGTTCTAAATCAAGAAATGAATGAATTTTTATATATAAAATTATTTTGATTCTTTTCTTTTTTTCAGGGATTTTAACTTTATTTTTAAAATTAGATTCTTCTTTATTTCCTCAATTTTTGGTCAAATCAAATAGAGGTTCCTTGCCGTTGCAAGACTTCATATCTTTTGAGACACCATTAAAACAACAAAACAATGCGATTGTCTTGATTAGATTTACAATATTATCATTCGTCTTTTTATTTAGTATTTTTAAAAATTTTACTAATATAAACACTCAAAAAGAAAGAATAAAACATTACTTGATTTTCTATATTTTATATCTATCATTATCAATTATTTCATTTACTCTTTTCTTTTCTTTTATATCAAAAACTAATGAACAAGGTACTTTAATAAAATATGAACCATATCAGTACTTACAATTAATTTTTCTTTTAATTCCATTAGCAATTGTCAATACTTTATTTGAAATTTATAATTATTTGATAAAAAGAAAATCAGATCCGATTTTATACAAATCTTCAATTCCATTAATAATTCAAATAGCTTCTCAAACTTTATTATTAGCGTTTGTATTAATTAATTTTGGTTTATGAATAAAGTATTCAAGAGAAGGATTATTATTTAGAGATACACCACAAAACGAACAAAAGTATTGGAATTTTATAGAAGAAATTTTCAATATTAAAAGCCTAAAAAATCTTTTAATTGTAATTGCTTCATTTGCTCTCATAGTCTTTTTAATAATTGGATCAAATGCAATAAAATTACAAAGATTATCTGAGAAAAATATTTACAAGGCACAAGATAAAGATAGATTCTTATTAAGCGTGATTTTCTTAATAGTATCGATAATTTGATTATCAACTCTTCTCTTTAAAGAACCTATCAAATATTCTTTGAGTGGCCCAGAATATAAATACAACTTAAAAAATTCATTTGTTGTCATTTTATCTGCTTTTGTTACCTTATTATATTTCTTAGTAAGTTATCTTAAATTTACAAAGACAAAAAACCCAATAGGATTAAGCGTCAGATTTGCCGTTGCACAATTATTAATCTGAATACCTATGATGATTTCTGTTATTACCGTTGATAACTCAAATATTAATCTAATTAACCTATTAGTGGCAAGTATTTTTTCTTTGGTAACATTTATTCATTATATGTTAACTAATAAGTTTATTCAAAAAACAACATTTGCATTATTATCACTTTTATTTGCTTCAAAAATAATTTTCATTTTGATTCTTGGTTTAAACCATGTTTTATTAGGTAATAATAATCACGTGTTAACATCGGTACCAACGCCAATTTCAATTTTAAAAATTATTTCTATTACATACGTTTCACTATTAATTATTTTATTCTTATTCGAGACAGTTCAACTTCAAATAACTATAATGATAAAAATTTTGAAAGAAAAAAATCTTAAATTAGAAAAGGAAAACTAA
- a CDS encoding MSC_0623 family F1-like ATPase-associated protein, with translation MKKIFLFNRKKSVNEEQLFDLYSKYNEIVEKQSSKILSFETIMSKPLLNNNLGFNSSEFKEIKNRLEKAVEKREEIKFADFTITFNLNLKYSSVTMVPLLSQQEFYSDNYVNSFDRDEDYTMNRLMYDMNVEIRKLLEKGYYLEIIPNTVIFQDYDSLKLFFSKELTSKIA, from the coding sequence ATGAAAAAAATATTTTTATTTAACAGAAAAAAATCAGTAAATGAAGAACAACTTTTTGATTTATACAGCAAATATAATGAAATAGTTGAAAAGCAATCTTCAAAGATTTTGTCTTTTGAAACAATAATGAGTAAACCGTTATTAAATAATAATTTAGGATTTAATTCTTCTGAATTTAAAGAAATCAAAAATAGGTTAGAAAAAGCGGTTGAAAAAAGGGAGGAAATTAAGTTTGCAGATTTTACAATAACATTTAATCTAAACTTAAAATATAGCTCAGTAACTATGGTCCCTCTACTTAGCCAACAAGAGTTTTATTCTGATAATTATGTTAATAGTTTTGATAGAGATGAAGATTATACAATGAATCGTCTTATGTATGATATGAATGTTGAAATTAGAAAATTATTAGAAAAAGGTTATTATTTAGAAATTATTCCTAATACAGTTATTTTTCAAGATTATGATTCATTAAAACTTTTCTTTAGCAAAGAACTTACTTCAAAGATCGCATAA
- a CDS encoding MSC_0622 family F1-like ATPase gamma subunit: MHIKELLQKKQNLENIKLKVNNDKNILLINILNLTKKLSFYVDNSLLNSKLLNSLKTKYNIKNNFIQSNKIEQAKNFFRKSKELYIYITEEQKYGTDSYSRYEKEILNRVKNSNIDFITIGERAKTFADQNELNVIKYFENSSIKNLSTILTKMIRILFVENNYSKVNFVLNSNKNYKDPFTVLPLENFDVDKLLNIETNKNNNLDINNTKIYPNIENFIESQIFVFLENAVNSLIIESSFYSAKNNLVTIDKKIKQIDEDLLLVSKRVNRFKQEKQIEEIILLTKKKKTIFEEGNN, encoded by the coding sequence ATGCATATTAAAGAACTTTTACAAAAGAAACAAAACTTGGAAAATATTAAACTAAAAGTAAACAATGATAAAAACATTTTATTAATCAACATTTTAAATTTAACTAAAAAATTATCATTTTACGTTGATAATTCACTACTTAATTCTAAATTATTAAATAGTTTAAAAACAAAATATAATATAAAAAATAACTTTATACAATCAAATAAAATCGAACAAGCTAAAAACTTTTTTAGAAAATCAAAAGAATTATATATTTATATAACAGAAGAGCAAAAATATGGGACAGATTCATATTCTAGATATGAAAAAGAAATCCTTAATAGAGTTAAAAATTCCAACATTGATTTTATAACAATTGGCGAAAGAGCTAAAACGTTCGCAGACCAAAACGAACTCAACGTGATTAAGTATTTCGAAAATTCATCTATTAAAAATCTTTCAACAATCCTAACAAAGATGATAAGAATTTTATTTGTTGAAAATAATTATTCAAAAGTCAACTTTGTATTAAACTCAAACAAAAATTATAAAGACCCATTTACTGTTTTACCTCTTGAAAATTTTGATGTTGATAAGTTACTCAACATTGAAACAAACAAAAATAATAATCTAGACATTAATAACACAAAAATATATCCGAATATTGAAAACTTTATTGAATCTCAAATTTTTGTTTTTCTAGAAAATGCAGTTAATTCTTTAATAATTGAATCTTCATTCTATTCAGCAAAAAATAACCTTGTAACTATTGATAAAAAAATCAAACAAATAGATGAAGACTTACTTCTTGTTTCTAAAAGAGTAAATAGATTTAAACAAGAAAAACAAATTGAAGAGATTATATTACTTACAAAAAAGAAAAAGACAATTTTTGAAGAAGGTAATAACTAA
- a CDS encoding MSC_0620 family F1-like ATPase-associated subunit yields the protein MNKKIKTLFKSILISSVIFVPLSVLSAETNTNNNRTSTPDKPAKPKEPKNDPEFGKFREIADKQLKEMIKSALDNLPSYIEDQISKVEKLETDYKKRLSKITYLKVVDKYFKKNKQKFIDDPVKNGLNLIFPWMISRNRNVNISKIKYNNKDYDSVWTGLSDPTDYVKPLGEGAQINPTEKNAINHFDKAKFESSLTEYAKALNEGFGKLVYDEKDVLELDKDFKLNFDDANSKESYNITPPKGFNNWDDYIISKVKPRVTDFDIELNIKLTKDEEQPQNQEQPKDEPQDEPLPEDDKAKDPVKTEEVSQGIPALAPELKWQYLNESNIVSLFSVKQDIFFFKNPVNTRYEYKVLEVKKEGDKYIAKVELRDLVNTQAKRTYSTEVYMHNKDQKNALLTERSYNVIKDIFSKLYRGLGIDENIDYEKLGSGILSDALFQIVNSSVQLISTEKFINNYNRVIEAYKDELKLDDIVNSTSGFDANLRELVLSSLKTSNINNFPYYFSLVDALNRKKEGLKRRIINNKELAEEFEKNNWSLDELNKFYLNLETKIYKLRKSTDLSTFNVTNWYSKFIANLETVSKELLLLQVVVNDPSLKQPSKPAHTENPEQPNESEPRVNSAEATSSSTPTSNEIIELANKDEKRAEAYKKMTELNNESRKTNNSIVTNFGIALSLIGFLGNIVNAYALFKIINSAKWKQHKKLSILLATVFGIILVTGIILIILGLGGI from the coding sequence ATGAATAAAAAAATTAAAACACTCTTTAAATCTATATTAATTTCTTCAGTAATTTTTGTTCCATTATCTGTTTTATCCGCAGAAACAAATACGAATAATAACAGAACTTCAACTCCCGATAAGCCCGCAAAACCCAAAGAACCAAAAAACGACCCCGAGTTTGGGAAATTTAGAGAAATAGCAGATAAACAATTGAAAGAAATGATCAAATCTGCTTTAGACAACTTACCTTCATATATAGAAGACCAAATTAGTAAAGTCGAAAAATTAGAGACAGATTACAAAAAAAGATTAAGTAAAATAACATACTTAAAAGTTGTCGATAAATATTTCAAAAAAAATAAACAAAAATTTATCGATGACCCCGTTAAAAATGGATTAAATTTAATTTTCCCTTGAATGATATCAAGAAACAGAAATGTTAATATATCAAAAATTAAATATAATAACAAAGATTATGATTCAGTTTGAACAGGACTATCAGATCCTACAGATTATGTTAAACCTCTAGGAGAAGGTGCTCAAATTAATCCGACAGAAAAAAACGCTATAAACCACTTTGACAAGGCTAAGTTTGAATCTTCTTTAACAGAGTACGCAAAAGCATTGAACGAAGGTTTTGGAAAACTAGTTTATGATGAAAAAGATGTTCTTGAATTAGACAAAGATTTTAAATTAAATTTTGATGACGCTAATAGCAAAGAATCTTATAATATTACGCCACCTAAAGGATTTAATAATTGGGATGATTATATTATTTCAAAAGTAAAACCTAGGGTAACGGATTTTGATATAGAATTAAATATTAAATTGACTAAAGATGAAGAACAACCTCAAAATCAAGAACAACCTAAGGATGAGCCACAAGATGAGCCGCTTCCTGAAGATGATAAAGCAAAAGACCCTGTTAAAACAGAAGAAGTTTCTCAAGGTATACCTGCTTTAGCCCCAGAATTAAAATGACAATATCTAAATGAATCAAATATAGTTTCTTTATTTAGTGTTAAGCAAGATATATTCTTCTTTAAAAATCCTGTTAACACTAGATATGAATATAAAGTTCTAGAAGTCAAAAAAGAGGGTGATAAATATATTGCTAAAGTTGAGTTGCGTGATTTAGTAAATACTCAAGCAAAAAGAACTTATAGCACAGAAGTTTACATGCATAATAAGGATCAGAAAAATGCTTTATTAACAGAGAGATCATATAATGTTATTAAAGATATTTTTTCAAAACTATATAGAGGTCTTGGGATAGATGAAAATATCGATTACGAGAAGCTTGGCAGCGGAATTTTATCTGATGCATTATTCCAAATAGTAAATAGTAGTGTTCAACTTATTAGCACCGAAAAATTTATCAACAATTACAATAGAGTTATTGAAGCATATAAAGATGAATTAAAATTAGACGATATTGTAAATTCAACAAGTGGGTTTGATGCTAACTTAAGAGAATTAGTATTATCTTCACTTAAAACATCTAATATAAATAATTTTCCATACTATTTTTCATTAGTTGATGCATTAAATAGAAAAAAAGAAGGTCTTAAAAGAAGAATAATAAATAACAAGGAATTAGCAGAAGAATTTGAAAAAAATAATTGAAGTTTAGATGAGTTAAATAAATTTTACCTAAACCTCGAAACAAAAATATATAAATTAAGAAAGTCTACAGACTTATCAACGTTTAATGTAACAAATTGATATTCAAAATTTATAGCTAATTTAGAAACAGTATCAAAAGAGTTATTATTGCTTCAAGTTGTTGTTAATGACCCAAGTTTAAAACAACCTTCAAAACCGGCACATACAGAAAACCCTGAACAACCAAACGAAAGTGAACCAAGAGTGAATTCAGCTGAAGCGACTTCGTCTTCAACACCTACTTCTAACGAGATCATTGAATTAGCTAACAAAGATGAAAAAAGAGCTGAAGCTTATAAAAAAATGACAGAATTAAACAATGAATCTAGAAAAACAAATAATAGCATTGTTACAAATTTTGGTATAGCATTGTCATTAATTGGTTTTCTTGGAAACATAGTAAATGCATATGCGCTATTTAAAATAATAAATTCTGCTAAATGAAAACAACATAAAAAATTATCAATCTTATTAGCAACTGTTTTTGGAATTATTTTAGTTACAGGAATAATTTTAATTATTTTAGGATTAGGAGGAATTTAA
- a CDS encoding MSC_0621 family F1-like ATPase epsilon subunit — MTFKKILLTFLNGKKKEIGHGYEIFINHNDEDSWVEIGDNTIGSYPRLLLKFMNKESNNVFFVFLENANFVVTNDEIDIKTFSEMNFFKESKKPVLLNDEISTNKKRILELTSNQFFGWSIEEIMELENLEYKNFVLTMRKLLKLEEIEDYE, encoded by the coding sequence ATGACTTTTAAAAAAATATTACTTACTTTCTTAAACGGGAAAAAGAAAGAAATAGGACACGGTTATGAAATTTTTATCAATCACAATGATGAAGATAGTTGGGTCGAAATAGGCGACAACACTATTGGCTCATACCCTAGGTTGCTATTAAAATTCATGAATAAGGAATCGAACAATGTATTTTTCGTTTTCCTTGAGAATGCTAATTTTGTTGTAACTAATGATGAAATTGATATAAAAACCTTTTCAGAAATGAACTTTTTTAAAGAATCAAAAAAACCTGTTCTGCTAAATGACGAAATATCAACCAATAAAAAAAGAATTTTAGAACTTACATCTAATCAATTCTTTGGTTGATCAATCGAAGAAATTATGGAACTAGAAAATCTTGAATACAAGAATTTTGTGCTCACAATGAGAAAATTACTTAAACTTGAGGAGATAGAAGATTATGAATAA
- a CDS encoding MSC_0619 family F1-like ATPase alpha subunit translates to MNKNPIITSIFDYIVEVTGNFHYKQRQFYHLKDNPSIKLMLINATSEKAFLIANSKENELKIGSEIILENDEARVDTPSNLFGNVIDIFGNIVLPFPEKNYSTLPPRGAKVFELAHELMSVKTLNEQLFTGIVAVDLLIPIGKGQRELIIGDRQTGKTHIALNTIINQAKDGIKSIYVAIGQKREAISRIYNTLKEYGAMENTIIIDAPSTSAFEQYLAPYIGMAHAENISYSEDVLIVFDDLTKHANIIREIALLTDRPVGKEAMPGDTFFSHSQLLERSGSFVNRKTITALPILQTVDGDITSLISSNIISITDGQIVTSSDLFSQGILPAININLSVSRTGSSVQSRSVTKVAAEIGKAFRKYKRHLKLSMLDYDFNKETTELLNKGKLIEKLFNQKGFAIYSNRTVLLTSKLISWGLFSGIKDQEKALQFVDLLINTNEEAESAFNKIIDDNEVYDDALLRTFFASALKQYSNYVGLKWDITLDHDFVAFEESYLEELATRLGDK, encoded by the coding sequence ATGAATAAAAATCCAATAATTACATCTATATTTGATTACATAGTAGAAGTTACAGGTAATTTCCACTATAAGCAAAGACAATTTTACCATTTAAAAGATAACCCTAGCATTAAACTTATGTTAATTAATGCTACATCTGAAAAAGCGTTTTTAATTGCTAACAGTAAAGAAAACGAACTTAAAATTGGTTCTGAGATTATTTTAGAAAATGACGAAGCTAGAGTAGACACTCCTTCAAACTTATTCGGGAATGTGATTGATATTTTTGGTAATATCGTTCTTCCTTTTCCGGAAAAAAATTATTCAACACTACCCCCAAGAGGCGCAAAAGTTTTTGAATTAGCTCATGAACTTATGTCAGTTAAAACTTTAAACGAACAATTATTTACTGGTATTGTTGCTGTAGACCTATTAATTCCTATCGGAAAAGGTCAACGTGAATTAATTATAGGTGATAGACAAACTGGTAAAACACATATCGCATTAAACACAATTATCAATCAAGCAAAAGATGGTATTAAGTCAATATATGTTGCAATAGGTCAAAAAAGAGAAGCTATTTCAAGAATTTATAACACACTAAAAGAATATGGCGCAATGGAAAACACTATCATAATTGATGCCCCTTCAACAAGTGCTTTTGAACAATATTTAGCACCATATATTGGTATGGCACATGCAGAAAATATTTCATATAGCGAAGATGTTTTAATTGTTTTTGATGACTTAACCAAGCACGCAAATATTATTCGTGAAATTGCCCTACTTACAGATAGACCAGTTGGTAAAGAAGCCATGCCTGGTGATACGTTCTTCTCACATTCACAATTATTAGAACGTTCAGGTTCGTTTGTTAACAGAAAAACTATTACAGCATTGCCTATTTTACAAACAGTAGATGGGGATATTACATCATTAATATCATCAAACATTATTTCTATAACAGATGGACAAATAGTTACAAGTTCTGACTTATTTTCTCAAGGTATTTTACCAGCTATAAACATTAATCTTTCTGTTTCTCGTACAGGTTCAAGTGTTCAAAGTAGAAGTGTTACAAAAGTTGCGGCAGAGATAGGTAAAGCATTTAGAAAATACAAACGCCACTTAAAACTTTCAATGTTAGATTATGATTTTAATAAAGAAACAACAGAATTATTAAATAAAGGAAAATTAATTGAAAAACTATTTAATCAAAAAGGTTTTGCAATTTATTCAAATAGAACAGTATTATTAACTTCGAAATTAATTTCATGAGGACTTTTTAGTGGTATAAAAGACCAAGAAAAAGCCTTACAATTTGTAGATTTATTGATTAATACAAATGAAGAAGCTGAATCAGCATTTAATAAGATTATTGATGATAATGAAGTATATGATGATGCATTATTAAGAACATTTTTTGCCTCAGCATTAAAACAATATTCTAATTATGTTGGGTTAAAATGAGATATTACACTAGACCATGATTTTGTGGCATTTGAAGAAAGCTACTTAGAAGAATTGGCTACAAGATTAGGAGATAAATAA